The genomic region ACAAAATCGCAACAGGGTATACATAAAACTACAAAATGCAACACAAAAAATAATTGCAGGGAACTGATTTAGTTAGCTTACCTAGAAAGGTAAAAAAACCCACTTGCAAATATGACGCAACCTCTGAATATCATGTTCTTCTCCAAAAACTAAACGATCAATTAAAAAACCAAGTGGGGATACAAGGAAACATCTAAATACCCACTTCCTCTCCAATCAAAACCAAGTGCAGCTACATAAAACCCTTTTGAGTATTGCTCTCGAAAATCAAACATAGCAGTAACTCAGCACAAAGCGCCAACATACGGCCAATGCCTGAAAGTCCTAACCCTGCACAAAGCGGTAAACACAAGAAACCCAACTGCACATAAAGCGGTGAATGCAGGAAACCCAACTACAGATATTACAAACACTTTGCAAACCCTCTTCTTCTCCAAAAGCTTAACCAAGCAAAAACATCCATCCTCTGGAACCCCATCAAAGTAATAGGGGTGTTTACCGTCTGCCCAACCATCAATGTCCATGCGAGATGAAGTAACTTGGCTGACAAATTCACACAAGACATACTACTTACTTTTTGCAGGTTTTAATCTTTTCGATGCAACGTTACCGGAGGCTGGGAATTTCCAACGCAAAGCTACCAGAGGCTGACAATTTTTCGGAGGGCTGACAGTTTTTCGTGCGTAAATGCCCACACTGAAGCCACCAGAAATGACTTGGGTTACATTAATGATGCCACCGGAAATGATGCCCCAAAAAAACAATACGATGCCGCAACCAACTTCCCGCAAAATGTGACCGGAATTCCTTTTCCGGGATGGCTGACAATTTTCCGGGCATAAATGCCCCCACtgaaagcctatcggcttaaatataatataattatatgtatCATATCATAGATTATAATAGTATTCATCAAAATGACATGATCAACCAATGCACTAAATATTTAGCGAGTATAATTTCATATATTCAAACCATGAGTTCTAAAAAAAACTAATTACAttgtttataaattatatttttattgtttattactTTTAATCAGGACAGTAAATGTAAAGGAATCTTTTCTTAGAAATAAAAGTTACattacaaataaaattaattagtcAAACGATTTTTTTTCttaattagaaaaaaataatataGAAGCTAGACAAATTTTTATATTGTAGAAGTGGAGTATTTGAATTAAATACATGTGTTTAAAATAGGATTTTTCATCTCCCACAAAACTCACAAATATATGTTTTAATAGGTCTcactatttttatttgattgttatgAAATAATTATAATGTTTTGTAATGTTTAATCAAAAATCAACTACCAAAAACATAATGTATTTAATAAGTAATCCTAATTAATTGATAGGCTTTTTATGTGGacttaaaaatctataaatttgttTCACATTGTAGGTCATATGTAAGGCTTTTGACAATTTCAAACTTACTTAAGTTCAAATCTCCAATTGATATCTAAGGTGAAATTATTGATGTTGACTCTTGATCTACCCGTCTTATAAGCATGCATATGATTCGGGATGTGATATTAAAGACCTTAATTCaatcaaaaataatatttaaaaaaacaatCATTATAAATTATGCAAGCCCCAATAGTTTTCCAAaatgacaattaaaataaaattctaaaTAATAACATTGATCCAGATTCAAGTTTCCAAAATCACAATGCATGGCCTCTTCTCCCTTGACTTTTGACTTATGTCTGTGCTTGAGGTTTCCCAATTGCAATTGAAAAGTTCTGacatgaatctttaaataagagaAACAATAGATCTGTTATCGATGCTTCTAACAAGACTGGGTAAACAATTGCAATACCAGGTGGATTAATCCCGCTTTCAGAAATGAATAGTTTGCAAGAGTCCATGAATTGTAAAGGTCAGTTTGTTCTTCTACTCATCTTCACTACTTTTATATTTGTTACGTTTTCGTCCAATGAGTTGCAATACCAGAATCAAATTGATGCAGAAGCTCTGATTGAACTAAAAATGTCCGTAAAAATGGATCCAACTCGTTCTCTGTCCAACTGGGTAAATGGAAATAATATTTGTAACTGGACTGGAATAAGTTGCGATCGCAATCAAAGagttgtgagtgtgattctcaaaTACAGGGGATTGGCTGCTACCATACCCCCTCACATAGGCAACCTATCCTTCCTTACAATGCTCGACCTCTCCCATAATTATTTCTCTGCTCACATTCCCCAAGAGCTTGGTAAATTACAAAAGCTGCAATACATTAAACTCTATGAAAACAACTTGCAGGGTTCAATTCCAGTTAGTCTGTGTGTAAGTGCACAAATCTTTTAGAACTCCGATTAAACAGTAATTTGTTGAGTGGAATCATTCCACCAGAGCTGAGTTCCTTGCATAACTTGAAGAAACTCAACATCTCTACCAATAAATTGAGTGGTATCATCCCTCAAGGCTTGGCAAATTGCACTGCGCTTAAAAGACTAAATCTTGGGCATAACCTTTTGGTAGGCACTATCCCCAGGTCTATCAGTAACTGCACAAAATTGCGTGTCTTATCTTTGTACGAGAATGTGCTTGAAGGACCAATTCCATCTGAGATATTCACAACATTGACCAGATTACAATATCTGCGTCTGGATTCCAACAAACTGAACGGTAGCATCTCCAAGGAGATTGGCAAATTATGGAGACTGAGGATGATTGACTTTTCTAACAATAGTCTTACAGGTAGCATTCCCATTTCCCTGGCGAACTGTTCATCTCTGGAGATTCTGAATTTAGCTTCTAATTCCTTGTATGACACCGTTCCAGCAGAATTGGGCTCACTTACCCGAGTGCAGGAACTGTGGTTCACTAATAATAGCCTCGGAGGATCAATTTATTTTTTCTTGAACTATACTGAATTGGAGCTATTGGCGCTAGGGACCAACAAGTTTGAAGGTACAATTCCGGAGGTTATAGGATATAAGCTACCCAAATTGCAACAGATGGAACTGCTGGACAATCAGTTAAGTGGCAACATCCCAAAATCTCTAGGAAATTGTTCCGCGCTCGATTTTCTTACAATAAATTATAACAAGTTGAGCGGAGCAATACCCCGAGAATTGGCGATGCTGACTGGTCTACAAACACTTGATCTTGGTGATAACAAGTTGAGAGGAGCAATACCCCGAGAATTGTTAAACTTTACACAATTGCAGTGGCTTGGCCTGGCAAACAACAGGTTTGTGGGCTCCATTCCTGCAGATATTGGCCTGAAGCTTCCCAACTTACAAATCTTTGCTGCTGGAGGTAATCAATTTCGTGGGGGTATCCCAAAGTCTCTAGGAAATTGTTCTCAGCTCTCAATTCTTGATCTCCCATTGAATCAACTAAGTGGTGCGGTGCCTCAAGAATTGGGAATGCTTACTGCTTTGCAGATACTGAACCTCGGATCTAATAGCCTGTCAAATGGACACTGTGCTACAATGTGTGTATTAGACGTATTTTCTAACTGCTCCATTCTGGAAGAGTTGGAATTACAAGAAAACAATTTCAGTGGCAATTTGTCAAGTGGCATAGGAAACCTCTCTCCCAGGCTATCAACATTGTACTTGGCTGTCAACAACATCACTGGCAGCATACCAGAAGAGATTAGTAACCTTACAGAATTGACCAATTTCGATCTCAGTTATAACAATATAATTGGGCAGGTTCCGAATTCATTGGGCCTTCTAAAGAATCTACAAATGTTGGGTTTGAGCTCCAATAAATTGCAAGGCACCATTCCATTAGGGTTTAGCATGCTGGTAAACCTAGAATATCTATGGTTTGGGCTAAATCATATTTCAGGGGAAATTCCTTCATCTTTGGGCAGCCTGCAACAGCTGAGGGAACTTTACTTGAGTCAGAACGAGCTCACCGGAAGGATACCGAATGCCATTGGGCAATGTTTCCGCCTGGAGAAGATTGACCTCTCATACAACAGCCTTACAGGAAGTATCCCTATGGAGATCTCAAGCCTCCATTCGTTGGTGTTTTATCTCAATTTTTCACACAATTCATTGACAGGGAAATTGCCTTCGCTGGGAGGAATGCAACAGATTCAAGCCATAGATATCTCAGCCAATAAACTGACAGGACCTATCCCTGGAGATATTGGCAGTTGTTCGGGATTGCAATACCTGAACCTTTCCAAAAACAAAATGGAGGGAATGGTGCCAATAACAATAGGGCAGCTTAAGAGCCTTGAAAGCATTGACATATCTTTCAATGAGTTGTCTGGGCCAGTGCCACCTTCTATTGCAAACCTCACCATGCTCCGGCATTTAAATTTCTCATACAACAACTTGAATGGATCAGTCCCAGATCAAGGAGCTTTTAGAAACCTGAGCGCAACATCATTTTTGGCGAATCCAGGATTATGTGCAGCCTCGGGCTGGTTGAATTTACGAAATTGCACAAGCTCAGCCCAAAAACATGATGCATTGAGCAGAAACATTATCTTGGGTGCTTCAATTGGCACTGTCTTCACATTGTGTTGCATTTTGggtgcattttacattttctaCAGAAGACTTAAAAGGGCACCACTTACAGATATTTTGTTGGGGCAAGGTTTCTTGCAAATTTCTAGCCAGGAACTTCACACAGCAACCCGAGGATTTAGTGCCGCTAATTTACTCGGCAATGGTAGCTTCGGGTCAGTCTACAAAGGGCTCTTGTCTGATAATAAATTGGTGGCTATTAAGTTATTCGATCACGACCCTCAAAATTCATACAAGCATTTCATCAGGGAATGCAGAGTACTGAGAAAAATCAGGCACCGCAATCTTGTGAAAGTCTTGTCCTCTTCCTCTGCTGGAGATTTCAGAGCTCTAGTACTGGAGTTTATGTCACAGGGGAGTCTAGAACAACACCTCCACCGAGATGAAACACAAAGTAGCTTGAGTTTGAAGATGAGAGTGAACATTGCACTTGACGTGGCACACGGGATGGCATATTTACACCACGATTGTTCTCCTCCTATTGTTCACTGTGACTTGAAACCCTCCAATGTTTTAATGGACGAAACCATGACAGCCCATGTAGCTGATTTTGGAATTTCTCGTCTATTGACATCCCATGTTTCTGCAAGTAGTAGCACATCCAGACTGAAGGGAACAGTAGGCTACCTTGCTCCAGGTGAAAACCCGAGCCCTTTTTACAATTTAAGTGTTTGTCTTGGCTTTTTCTTTCCCGTGTATTAGTTGTCTTCTCAACAACAAAATTATGTTTTATTGTTGCAAGAATATGGATTGGGAGGAGAAGTGAGTACCAAGGGAGATGTTTACAGCTTCGGGATGCTCATGCTTGAAATGGTGACTAGAAAGAGGCCTACAGACGATATGTTCTCTGGAGACCACACTTTGCCCAGATGGGTGAGAAGTGCATTCCCTGAGGCATTGGAGGAAGTGGTGGACAGAGAGCTACTGGTTGATCGACAAACTGTAGGCGAGTCCAGTAGTGCCACACCTAAAACAACCGGCGAAGAATTGGAATCCTCTCAGCATGGCAGTTGCCTGGTTAGTCTTATTGGATTAGGACTCCAATGCACAAGGGAAAATCCAGCGGACAGACCAACCATGAGAGAGGTGGAGGTTATGCTCGAAAATATGGTTTATGGCAGGACATATGGTAACTTAAAAGAACATTCATCCATCCAGAATCTGTTAAGCGTAGGCTATAGAGCAGGCCATCCAAATGGCAGCACAGATGAAAGTGACAGCAGTTAAGCATAGTGAATTTCTTTTATAAATGGAACTCTGCATTCAAAACTACAAATCCAGTAAAGAGAGTAGTTAAGCGTAGGTGATAGTtttaagatcaatttttttttggttgctTAAATTCTCAGAGTACAAACAAATATTCGTATATAAATGGAACTCTGCATTCAAAATTACAAACCCAGTGAGAATAATAAACGATTGTGCTATTTATGTAGAGAGAGAACAATTGTGTTATTTATGTAGAGAGAATTTTTGAAGTTCATAATGTTTGTTTTGAATATTTATGAATTAGAGTATCTTAGAGTTTTCAGATTATATCTTATGTTTCGGATCATATCTCGATTTTTTTTCCCTTTCTTTATTTTTTCATTCCCATGATAAATCATAAAATCTGATCAGAAacgttttttttctttttctttgattgGTAAATGGCTAAGCAAaggaatttttattaaaattatagcAGGTACATATCCAAAACAGAAAATGTTTGAAGTACGCTAAAAGAGGGAGCAAATACTCCCCAGATCAGCAAAAATCCACTTCAAAAGAAGGGCCAATGAGAGTATCAACAAGTTTATAAGGAGAGGCAACTTGATAGCCTCTCAATTCTGAAAATTTAGTATCAAACCTTTCCTAGCTGCTAATTAGAAACTATCAACAAAGATGGACATCAATTTCTGCAAAATTAAGGAGAACTTCACAAAAGGAAGCAAAAATCATATCTGTTTGTCAAAATAAACATGCAGCCCTAAGCTGACTCTTTTCCTTGAGCACGACCCATGCCTCTCGGACTCCCCCTATTTCTTCCGGACCCTCccaatcttcctcttcctcttcctctacctcttccaaCAGCAGCTTGAGCTTCACGTTCTGGCTTTGGCAGAAGAATACCATTGAACCTGGCGAAGTCTAAGAACTCATCCTGTCTATATGCATTCTCTAGTTCATCACCCAATAGTCTCCATTCAAGGAACCTGACCGCCATTGCAACGAAAACCCTATGATGCCTTAATGCAGGACCTCTGAGGTCAAGGAGAAATGGGTAGTAGTTAATGGTTTCTCCTGGAATGGAGAAAAGAATCAAGTCTCTCGAGCAGGGCATTCTGGTGCCAATGATGGCACGATTTAGGATTGTATCCAAGCCCTCCAACACGTCCTTCTCAAACAGTTGGGAAGTCAAAGCCAGCACCTGCTCTTTTGGGACCTGGTTGTCAAGGAGGTACACCACTAACCTTGAATAAATATGGGAGTTGTCCCCTGCTCAAGTGTCCACTACCAAGAATTACCTTAACCGCAAGAATTACCGACGGCTCGGTGATCCAGAGGAGTCTCTTGAGTCTCAAGTCAGAAATTTCTTTGAAAAAGACTTGACGACCCGCGCAAAAAAGAGATATGGGTGTGTTCGCCATGAAGCAAGAGATTGGTTCTGGATAGGCTCTAACTGTGAAGCCAAAGGAAGCTTCTTCCATTTTGAACTAGAAAATCAGAAAGGAAAAAAATCTCTCTGCAGCTGAAAGAAAACCAAAAGGCAAAGGAAATTTGATTATTAGATGGAATGATAGAAAAGAGCCTCAGCTATGTCATTGATAACTCCCTAACATTCTTGCATTTCCCAATAGTCATAAATGCTAAGAGCCTCGAGAGATTAAGTCCAAAAGGAAAGGTGGTGAGAAAATCTTTTTTCAAAATATGGAAATTAAATGCATGGTCATTCGGGAAATACCAACAAGACAGCTCGACCCACCACGTACTGAAGGCGGTGCTATATTTCCTTTCAAAGGGAATTGTCAGGTTATGATGACATCATCTCTTCTTTCAAAGACATGCCAATTTTTAGATCATTAATGATGTCAGAAAAATGATCTCGAGCATTTAAAGATCATACGTCGGGTCTGCAAAGGCTCTTTCATATTCTACCAGAAATAGTGCCCAAGAAAGCCAAGACTAGACAAAGTTACCCGAGTACATCTAACTTAGCAACTCCAGTACAGACTACTGAAATCTTTGCTAAGAATGATGACTAGGCAAAAAATGAACCATAGTTTCTAGCTCATCAAAGCCATTACTAGACAGAGTTACCCGAGTACATCCAACTCGGCAGCTCCAACATGGACTACATAAATCATTGCTAAGGACGATGACTAAGCAGTAAAAGGACCATAGTTTCCAATTCATCAATACTAGTGTGGTTCTTATTTACCATGGGAAAAGAAATAAGACTTAATTCAAAAAAACAAGAAGTTGTTAGATGTCTTAACAAGTatctaattttcaaattcaaaccgAAGAGGGAGCCAAGCCTAGGGTGAGTAAGATAGAGTCAAGCATTTTCGATTATTGGAGCGAGTTATTAGAGAGGTCACCTGCCCACCAACTTAACTTAGACCCGTCAACTGCAATCTTGGAAAGAGCATCCGCATCCATGTTTGCCTCTCTATAGATATGCTTGAAGGAGTAGTTGTCAAACTAAGATAATAACACTAAAGTTTTATCCAACAGTTCTTGCAACCTCCAACTAGGAGAAGTTCAGGATTTGATTGCATTAATAGCAATTGTTGAATCCCCTTCAATTGCTAGATTCTTGATATCTCTTTTGGAACACTCTGTTAATCCAAATAAAAGGGCCTTGAATTCTATAATGTTGTTTGTATCCATGGAGATAGGCATTGTCATCTTACCTATAAATGTTCCTCTGTGATTTCTTACCACACAGCCAATCCCAGAAGCACCTAGATTACCTTTTGAcgctccatcaaagttcaattttagCCATCCAATCTGAGGCAGAGACCAAGTTGCTTTGCTTCTTTCGTTGGACTTTGTCCCAAGGAAGGGGGGAATTTTAATACCATTCCAATTCAACCTCACTCTGCTATCCCATGTCGTGAATTATTTATTGGAGCTTGGGGTGAGAACTAGCCTACTGTTTATCACTTCTATAACTGCATCTTCCAAAGAAGATAAAACCGATTCAAGATTTCTTGCTTTGCCTTCAAAAAACTCTCATATTACGTTCCTTTGAGATCTCCCAAACAAAGCAGAAGGGCATTATTTCCCACAGGAGACTCAAGATGTCATCTTTTGGTCTAATTAGCCAACTTTGAAAAAGCGATACTATGTCATTTGGGAGGGTTGTTATCCATCCAAGGTTGGCACATAACCATTTCCAACATTTTGCTGAAAATGGACAATTTAGAAGTAGATGGTCTATAGTTTCCTCTTGCGCTTTGCAAAGGATGCATCTGGATGGGCCCTCAAATCCCATTTTTCCGAATCTCTTCGCTATGAGAATTTTCTTCTTAGTTTCCAACCAAGCAAAGATGTCTGCCTTCGGGATGATTTTACTGTTCAAAAAAATTAATTGGGGGGTTCCTATGTCCTCTGAAACCCCTTGATCTGCAAGAACATTGTATCCTTCCTTGACACTATATTGCCCTGATTTGGATGGGGTCCAAATTAAGGCATCTTCCCCTTCTCTGAAAACTAAATACCTTTCCTTAATTGTCTCAAAAGTTGGTTTAACTCAGTGGAGGGAAGCAAAAGGCCTTCCAATTTCTTCCAATTCTAGCCAAGGAAGGAGGGCTCCTTTGAGAAGACAACATAATCCCTAATATAAATCCTCCAATGATGTCTAAGTCATTGCCTAGTTGTTGGAATATAAATAAGACTATCAATGCTTGGAAGCCCACCCCAAGAATCTTCCCAAAAGAGACATGATGAGAGACCCATCACGAACATCCCATGAAACAACGTCAGCTATAAGATTCCTGAGTTTTAGAATAAAGTTCCAAATTCAAGATCCTTTAGGATGGTTAGATTCCTGCAAGATGTTGATGGCTTCCCCCGCTACTACATATTTCAAATGCATCATTCTAACCCATCTTGCTTTGGGGTCCATAAGCAATTTCTAAACTAATTTAATTCCTAGTGCCTTATTCTAAATCTGAAGATTACAAACACCTAATCCACCTGAGGCTTTAGGTTTGCAATTTTTTTCCCAAGCTATTAGGACAATTCTATGCTTTTCCTTCGTGTTCTGGCAGAATAAGTTTCTCATTTTCTGGATAATAAAAGAGTTCATTCCTAGAGAGAGAGAGCTAAAAAAAAAAGAAGACTAAAAACATTTAAATTGTGCTATTTAATTTCCATTGCTTGAAAGTGTTGAGACAACTATGGTCCTAGGAAtataaaatcttcaaaaaacattagTTTTTCTTGTCATATTGattactttaattttgttgactaCTTATCAATTAATCAACGCAAAAGTAC from Cryptomeria japonica chromosome 3, Sugi_1.0, whole genome shotgun sequence harbors:
- the LOC131874587 gene encoding LRR receptor-like serine/threonine-protein kinase EFR, encoding MIDFSNNSLTGSIPISLANCSSLEILNLASNSLYDTVPAELGSLTRVQELWFTNNSLGGSIYFFLNYTELELLALGTNKFEGTIPEVIGYKLPKLQQMELLDNQLSGNIPKSLGNCSALDFLTINYNKLSGAIPRELAMLTGLQTLDLGDNKLRGAIPRELLNFTQLQWLGLANNRFVGSIPADIGLKLPNLQIFAAGGNQFRGGIPKSLGNCSQLSILDLPLNQLSGAVPQELGMLTALQILNLGSNSLSNGHCATMCVLDVFSNCSILEELELQENNFSGNLSSGIGNLSPRLSTLYLAVNNITGSIPEEISNLTELTNFDLSYNNIIGQVPNSLGLLKNLQMLGLSSNKLQGTIPLGFSMLVNLEYLWFGLNHISGEIPSSLGSLQQLRELYLSQNELTGRIPNAIGQCFRLEKIDLSYNSLTGSIPMEISSLHSLVFYLNFSHNSLTGKLPSLGGMQQIQAIDISANKLTGPIPGDIGSCSGLQYLNLSKNKMEGMVPITIGQLKSLESIDISFNELSGPVPPSIANLTMLRHLNFSYNNLNGSVPDQGAFRNLSATSFLANPGLCAASGWLNLRNCTSSAQKHDALSRNIILGASIGTVFTLCCILGAFYIFYRRLKRAPLTDILLGQGFLQISSQELHTATRGFSAANLLGNGSFGSVYKGLLSDNKLVAIKLFDHDPQNSYKHFIRECRVLRKIRHRNLVKVLSSSSAGDFRALVLEFMSQGSLEQHLHRDETQSSLSLKMRVNIALDVAHGMAYLHHDCSPPIVHCDLKPSNVLMDETMTAHVADFGISRLLTSHVSASSSTSRLKGTVGYLAPEYGLGGEVSTKGDVYSFGMLMLEMVTRKRPTDDMFSGDHTLPRWVRSAFPEALEEVVDRELLVDRQTVGESSSATPKTTGEELESSQHGSCLVSLIGLGLQCTRENPADRPTMREVEVMLENMVYGRTYGNLKEHSSIQNLLSVGYRAGHPNGSTDESDSS